A part of Aegilops tauschii subsp. strangulata cultivar AL8/78 chromosome 2, Aet v6.0, whole genome shotgun sequence genomic DNA contains:
- the LOC109786616 gene encoding 26 kDa endochitinase 2-like, producing the protein MHTHPCECSGCGPTPPGPSPGGGVSSIISRDIFEQFLLHSSQCSDAGGFYTYDAFLAAAAAFPAFGTTGSTETRKQEVAAFFGQTSHETTGGWATAPDGPYSWGYCFKRELGSPPDYCQPSSEWPCAQGRQYYGRGPIMLSWNYNYGPAGRAIGEDLLNNPDLVATDATVSFKTALWFWMTPQANKPSSHAVITGQWTPTAADNAAGRVPGYGVITNIINGGLECGRGQDSRVADRIGFYQRYCNILGVGYGSNLDCYNQRPFVEGLLIQQVTQ; encoded by the coding sequence ATGCACACCCATCCCTGTGAGTGCAGCGGCTGCGGCCCCACCCCTCCCGGACCCAGCCCCGGCGGGGGCGTGTCGTCCATCATCTCCAGGGACATCTTCGAGCAGTTCCTGCTCCACAGCAGCCAATGCTCAGATGCCGGCGGGTTCTACACGTACGACGCATtcctggccgccgccgccgcgttccCGGCCTTCGGCACCACCGGGAGCACCGAGacgcggaagcaggaggtggcggcCTTCTTCGGGCAGACCTCCCACGAGACCACCGGCGGGTGGGCCACCGCGCCCGACGGCCCCTACTCCTGGGGCTACTGCTTCAAGCGGGAGCTGGGTTCACCGCCCGACTACTGCCAGCCATCGTCAGAGTGGCCTTGCGCGCAAGGAAGGCAGTACTACGGCCGCGGCCCCATCATGCTCTCCTGGAACTACAACTACGGCCCCGCGGGGCGCGCCATCGGCGAGGACCTGCTCAACAACCCAGACCTTGTGGCCACCGATGCCACGGTGTCGTTCAAGACGGCGTTGTGGTTCTGGATGACGCCACAGGCAAACAAGCCGTCCTCCCACGCCGTGATCACCGGCCAGTGGACACCGACGGCCGCAGACAATGCGGCGGGAAGGGTGCCCGGGTACGGCGTCATCACCAACATCATCAACGGGGGGCTCGAGTGCGGCAGGGGGCAGGACAGCCGTGTTGCCGACCGGATCGGGTTCTACCAGCGCTACTGCAACATCCTTGGCGTCGGCTACGGGAGCAACCTCGACTGCTACAACCAGAGGCCCTTCGTCGAGGGGCTTTTGATCCAGCAAGTGACGCAGTAA